From a single Rutidosis leptorrhynchoides isolate AG116_Rl617_1_P2 chromosome 5, CSIRO_AGI_Rlap_v1, whole genome shotgun sequence genomic region:
- the LOC139848530 gene encoding chromophore lyase CRL, chloroplastic-like: protein IYTHSYIHRRTRSVCMGPPNGWSRARGLVIKTLVIIGGVILIKRLTKSTTRWDHARIVSQSIAGEKFSKEQASRDPDNFFNLRWLSCPAADMVDGSKVLYFEQAFWRTPHKPFRQRFCMVKPCPKEMKCDVEMSTYAIRDAEEYKNFCDRPRDQRPQPEEVIGDVAEHLTTIYLNRCERGKRCLYEGSTPPDGFPNSWNGASYCTSELAVLKNNEVHTWDRGYDEEGKQVWGVKNGPYEFKPAPEPASTSVDMLSPLNFPLSIGKGIEGSFVLQE, encoded by the exons atatacaCACACTCATACATACACAGACGTACACGGAGTGTGTGTATGGGACCACCGAATGGGTGGAGCAGAGCTCGAGGATTAGTTATCAAAACACTGGTTATAATCGGAGGTGTGATTTTAATTAAAAGATTGACCAAGTCAACAACTCGTTGGGACCATGCTCGCATCGTTTCTCAATCTATTGCTGGCGAAAAG TTTTCTAAGGAACAAGCATCTAGAGATCCTGATAATTTCTTTAATTTGAG ATGGCTTTCTTGCCCTGCTGCAGATATGGTGGATGGATCGAAAGTTCTATATTTTGAGCAA GCGTTTTGGAGAACTCCTCATAAGCCGTTTAGACAG AGATTTTGTATGGTGAAACCTTGCCCAAAGGAGATGAAATGTGATGTTGAG ATGAGTACTTATGCCATTCGGGATGCAGAGGAGTACAAGAACTTCTGCGATCGTCCTAGGGATCAACGTCCACAACCTGAAGAAGTAATTGGG GATGTAGCGGAACATCTAACCACCATATATCTCAACCGTTGTGAAAGAGGGAAACGGTGCTTATATGAGGGTTCAACACCACCTGATGGATTCCCTAATTCATGG AATGGCGCGTCATATTGTACCTCAGAACTGGCAGTCTTGAAGAATAACGAGGTCCATACGTGGGATAGGGGTTATGATGAAGAAGGAAAACAA GTTTGGGGAGTGAAGAATGGTCCATACGAATTCAAGCCTGCACCTGAACCTGCATCGACTTCTGTTGATATGTTATCCCCGTTGAATTTCCCTCTTTCTATTGGTAAGGGGATAGAAGGTTCCTTTGTTCTTCAAGAATAG
- the LOC139850516 gene encoding uncharacterized protein — protein MANLQSKLSQIISNHDQLKISFHHLKSQIKLGLVEAEDVFSSLAVPLMKLVGLKSNEMAEQGRSSTFFMKIGSDDQGECEDMAGVGVCESMSTSDRECNMRRLEEDYTSKAIMAGNELIHKQKLQLVQLVQLLKQVESCVNSSQKSMFHTIDKHKDHIHTFVQKAVTYISVVQQPSHDGHAFNITLKLLKAIYDHVCEVLCSVEAGVDNLVNDLAEQMCKPMIDYVKSFKIEVTAGTCPRLLGALEDMKVVARDGRVELEQARKKVKLAEERKLEALSMMKESEEKIKKMRQYLDHYINDKKESTGPYNRNKLLAPQENQSKDEKLLWELLKKKQTCQQPESPLGPQELVPIRSSTKRQKPTTGKPTIIHRPTTRAYGSLKTRALIPLGSSPSVATTQVLSQKRVAR, from the exons ATGGCGAACCTTCAATCGAAGCTCTCACAAATTATATCTAATCACGATCAACTCAAAATCTCATTCCATCACCTCAAATCTCAGATTAAACTCGGTTTGGTCGAG GCTGAAGATGTATTCAGTTCGCTTGCAGTTCCATTGATGAAACTTGTAGGTTTAAAAAGCAATGAAATGGCGGAACAAGGACGATCAAGCACATTTTTCATGAAAATCGGTTCAGATGATCAG GGTGAATGCGAAGATATGGCTGGAGTGGGCGTGTGTGAGTCGATGTCAACTTCTGATAGGGAATGCAATATGCGTAGGTTGGAG GAAGACTACACAAGTAAGGCTATTATGGCAGGCAATGAGCTCATTCATAAACAAAAATTGCAGCTTGTGCAACTAGTGCAGCTTCTTAAACAAGTTGAGAGTTGTGTTAATTCTAGCCAGAAAAGCATGTTTCATACCATAGATAAACACAAGGACCACATCCACACATTTGTGCAAAAAGCTGTCACGTATATATCCGTCGTTCAACAACCAAGTCATGATGGACACGCCTttaatatcacactaaaacttctgAAAGCTATATATGATCATGTCTGTGAAGTTTTATGCTCAGTCGAGGCAGGGGTGGATAATCTAGTCAACGATTTAGCTGAACAGATGTGTAAACCAATGATTGATTATGTAAAAAGCTTCAAGATTGAAGTGACAGCTGGCACATGCCCTCGCTTATTGGGTGCATTGGAGGATATGAAAGTAGTGGCAAGAGATGGAAGGGTAGAATTGGAACAAGCAAGAAAAAAAGTTAAATTAGCAGAGGAAAGAAAGCTTGAAGCTTTGAGCATGATGAAAGAATCAGAAGAAAAAATCAAGAAAATGAGACAATACTTGGATCACTACATCAATGACAAAAAGGAGTCTACTGGTCCTTACAACAGGAACAAA TTATTAGCACCACAAGAGAATCAAAGTAAAGACGAGAAGTTGCTGTGGGAACTACTGAAAAAGAAACAAACGTGCCAACAACCTGAGAGCCCGTTGGGCCCACAAGAGCTTGTTCCTATCAGAAGCAGTACGAAACGCCAAAAGCCAACAACAGGAAAACCAACTATTATTCACAGACCCACGACACGAGCCTACGGGTCACTGAAAACACGCGCCTTGATCCCATTGGGCTCATCACCTTCAGTAGCAACAACACAAGTTTTATCTCAAAAACGTGTTGCTCGCTAG